A window of the Ignavibacteria bacterium genome harbors these coding sequences:
- a CDS encoding bacillithiol biosynthesis deacetylase BshB1 translates to MKTEKLDVIAFGAHPDDVELSMGGTIISLVERGLTVGVVDLSQGELGTRGS, encoded by the coding sequence ATGAAAACTGAAAAACTTGATGTAATCGCATTCGGTGCGCATCCGGATGATGTTGAACTCTCTATGGGGGGAACAATCATTTCACTCGTCGAACGCGGGCTGACAGTTGGAGTCGTTGATCTTTCGCAAGGTGAATTGGGGACAAGGGGAAGCA